GGTGCTTCGGATCCCACCCCACGCTGGGAGAAACGCGCACCCTATACCAAAGCGGAGATCGACACGCTGCTCCAGCATGCTGATCCTCAAGAACGCGTCTACGTGCTGCTCGGTGCCGACTGTGGACTGAGGAACTCGGAGATGTCCTCCTTGCGGCGTGACGACGTTCATCTGAACGGCGAGCAACCCAGGATCACCATTCTGGGCAAAGGGGGACGGCGGCAGTCGGTCGGGCTCTCGCGCCGGGCTGAGCAGGCGCTCAAGATCTGGTTGGCAGCGACGCCGGACTTCGGCCCCTGGGTGTTGAGGCTGAGAAGTCGCAGTGGAATTCGGGATTCACTCGTCAGGTTGTGCCGACGGGCAGGCGTGAAGTACGAGGGCCGCGAAGTGCATGGTCTACGGCATACCGCTGGCACCCGCATGTACAGCGAAACCACCGATTTGCTGGCGGTAAGAGACCACCTCAGGCATAGCAGCACCGAGACCTCAGAGATCTACGTCCAATATGCCAGTAAAGGCAAGATGCTCAACCGTGACTGGTGAGCTATTGGGTGGCTGGAATGAGTTTGCCTCATGTCCAGGTCCGACGTCTGCACGACTCTCCTTCTCAATGGTCTTCTCGGCCTGACGGCGCATCTGGGGGTCATAAATACTGACGCCCCAAGTGGCAAAAAGGTTGGCTTGGATGCTCTTAGCATTGTCAACGGCGGCGGTTTCGTAGTAGTCGTACAGGGTGATCTCCCTGTAAAGCAGCGCCCCCGCTGTCAAAGCCGGGGGCAAAAAGGACGGGGTGGGTTTTAGTTCAGGCCGTCATTCCACGCGCCATCCAAAATACACTGGACGATCAGCTTGCCGATTGTGATGATGACGTGGCGCTCATAGCTGTACAGATCAGGGATGGTGACTTCGCGGCCCACGTGGGCGATGACGTTGCCGTAATTCACGGCATCTTTCTAAGTGGGGCTGATTTGCTGGCCAAAGCTGCCAATGGCCTTGATCGTAAATTCGTGCCTCTTTATGGTGACTCCGTCCCTGCCGGGACATTGAAGCTGAGGGTTTTTTCTGCGGCGAACATCGAAATGGGGAGCTGCGCGATGTACCACGCCGTGAGTTCTCGTCACCTCGGTTTCAGAATTTCTCGCCAGTCCCAGGAATGCCAAACCGTTGATCAAAAATCGCAGAGAGGAGACGTTCTTTATTCTCGATATAGAGATTGAAGTGGGTTTCGGGGCAGTGATCCGGGATTCAAAAAACAGGGCATCCTTCGCGGCCGTGTCGTTTTCCATGCTCAAAGGGAAAGAGTTTGCCATGGGTACGTCAGATCAGGCAGCATTCGGGCGGGCGAGGCGCAAGGTTGGGACATCGGGCCGGGTCAGGTGGTGGTAGGCGTCCTCGTTCAGGGCCTGACGGTGACGCTGAACGGTCCGAACGCAGCAATTGGCCACGGCAGCGATCCACTTCTGGGTAGACGGCGAGCTGGTTTCCCGAAGAATCTGAGCAGCGATGCAGATCCGCTCGGAAATCGGAAGAGAAGGCGACTCTGATCCAGAAGAGGTCTCAAACAGGGTGAGATCAGGATGTACCTCTGTTGTTGTTGTGCTCTGCAGGTTTGCAGAAGTCATGAGATCACGGTGACGTTTCACGCTGCTCAGCGATACACCCGCAAAAGTAGCGATGACCTGCTGAGTCAATCGGTTCGCTGTGTTGGATAGAGCAAAGACAGCCTTTGAGATCAGAGACCGTACCCGTTCCTGGTTGCGTTCGGCACCAAGCCTTCCGCCGTCAGCCATACGCTGGTAGGCTTCTTCCTTGCTCATCTCTTCGCGGTCTTCTCGCTGGACTTTGCTGCGCTTCATGCCGCCAAGAGCAGAGGCTGCGAATCGGTAAGCGTTTTCCCAGGCGTACCAGGCAACCGACTTGGCCACCGATTTCACCTCGTTTGTCGGAAGCGGTTCGTCAAAACCATTCAGGGCATACGCCTTCTGTTCGACATCGAGTTGCCACGTTGGACTGTTCTGTTTTCTTGCAGTCGGGGCGGCAAGGTAAGCCCATTTCCGCAGGTTGTCGAACAGAGTCTGGTTGCGTCCTTCGCCGTGAACGACTTGGGGCTTGATGACCTCGATACCGGGGAGCAGCTCGGCGAGTTCGGTCAACGAATACGGATTGGTGCGTAGAGTGCGGGTACACCAATCACTGTGCAGTGGGTTCTTCACCAAGTTCTGGTTGTACCGGGTGTCGCCGCCAAGCATCGCCGTTAAACGGGCCGCAATGTCCTGAT
This genomic window from Deinococcus detaillensis contains:
- a CDS encoding tyrosine-type recombinase/integrase; the encoded protein is GASDPTPRWEKRAPYTKAEIDTLLQHADPQERVYVLLGADCGLRNSEMSSLRRDDVHLNGEQPRITILGKGGRRQSVGLSRRAEQALKIWLAATPDFGPWVLRLRSRSGIRDSLVRLCRRAGVKYEGREVHGLRHTAGTRMYSETTDLLAVRDHLRHSSTETSEIYVQYASKGKMLNRDW
- a CDS encoding replication initiation protein, producing the protein MYINKTQGTPQNPLDLFIDRLAIKPMCSDDPKRFGTHQEFRHIALKRRMIQPNNPYERQCIVIDHDSSEAGAAWIDAGAPPPNFMMVNPVNGHAHYTYLLDKPVMIWGEGFRGRKTPWDFYQDIAARLTAMLGGDTRYNQNLVKNPLHSDWCTRTLRTNPYSLTELAELLPGIEVIKPQVVHGEGRNQTLFDNLRKWAYLAAPTARKQNSPTWQLDVEQKAYALNGFDEPLPTNEVKSVAKSVAWYAWENAYRFAASALGGMKRSKVQREDREEMSKEEAYQRMADGGRLGAERNQERVRSLISKAVFALSNTANRLTQQVIATFAGVSLSSVKRHRDLMTSANLQSTTTTEVHPDLTLFETSSGSESPSLPISERICIAAQILRETSSPSTQKWIAAVANCCVRTVQRHRQALNEDAYHHLTRPDVPTLRLARPNAA